The following nucleotide sequence is from Pirellulaceae bacterium.
GGCTCAATCAGCGGTGTATAACGGTGGAAAATCTCACGGATTTGTGCCGAGATCTCGGCATAATGACTCATCCGCGGAGAAAGGAAGATCGCGTGGGGGCATTGACGTTTCGCCTGCGCAGCCGGCATCGCGCTGTGGATGCCGAACTTGCGAGCCTCGTAGCTGGCCGCACAAACAACCCCACGTCCGGCGGAGGAACCGCCCACGATTACGGGCCTGTTTCTCAGTTGAGGGGCGTCGCGTTGTTCTACGGATGCGTAAAAAGCATCCATGTCGATATGTAAAATCATCGAGATTTGTACGTTGTTTGTAAGGTATCCTTGATCCAAGTGAATGCCGTCGTGGGGCAGAATTGTTGCCGTCCCGGGGCGTTGACCGACCGCGGAAAAAGCGGATAGACTACGCCATTGACACAGATTGAATCCCTTGAGACTGGAGGACATTCGATGAATAAGACTATTTTAACCGTTGCCGTTCTGGTTGTCGCGGCTGCTAACGCTCAACAGGCTCTGGCACATTGTGAAGTTCCCTGCGGTATTTATGCGGACCAACGTCGCTTCGAGCAAATGTTAGAGGATCAAATGACGATCCAAAAGGGAATGATTAGCATCGCAGAACTTTCGAGTGAATCCGATGCACTCTCGAAGAATCAGCTTACGCGGTGGGTAATCACCAAAGAAGAGCACGCAACGAATACCCAGCATGTCATCGCTCAGTATTTCATGACCCAACGAATTAAGCCGGGTAGCGAGGGTTACGCAAAGAAACTTGCTGCAGCCCATGCTGTTATGGTTGCGGCGATGAAGTGCAAACAAACGGTCGACGTCAGCAATGCCAAAGTGCTGCGCAAAGCGATTCTTGATTTTTACCGCGCTTATGAAGGTAAAGAGCCCAATCTCGAGGGCTAGGCCCTGCCCGTGAATGATACTTTTACGTCAGTCTCGAAAAACGAGATCGACGTTTTTTTGTGCACGCTTGCCGACCTGTCGTGAAGGTGGGATATCGATCGAGTGAGCTTGCGGTGCTGTTCTGCCTTACCAACTGTCTTTGATTCTATTTTCGAGCTTTTGGCTAGATTGCCAGTTGGTAGCTCGTCTTTTCGGATTTGCGAACAAATTCACGAGCCGAACGGAACCGCTCTTGTCTGACGTGCGTAGGACGGAACAGCC
It contains:
- a CDS encoding superoxide dismutase [Ni]; amino-acid sequence: MNKTILTVAVLVVAAANAQQALAHCEVPCGIYADQRRFEQMLEDQMTIQKGMISIAELSSESDALSKNQLTRWVITKEEHATNTQHVIAQYFMTQRIKPGSEGYAKKLAAAHAVMVAAMKCKQTVDVSNAKVLRKAILDFYRAYEGKEPNLEG